The Arcobacter sp. CECT 8986 DNA window AAACCTGTATCTAGTTCTGCTTATATTGATTCTGTAAAAATTGAAATAGAGTTTGCAATACAAAATGGATATAATCCAATCTATTTCACACTTGGAAATTCAGCATTTAAAGTAGCTTGCGAAAAATCAGATGAAGAAGGAATTGTTGAAATTGGAAACTTTGTCTATGATTCTATAAACTTAGCTACTAATTTAAAAGCTAAAGAGGTTATTTTCTTATGTGGTATTGGAAAAATGACAAAAGTTTATCAAGGATTTAAAAATACTCATAATAGATTTGGAGTAATTGATTTTACTCAACTTCAATTAGATATAAAAAACAATTTAGATTATGAGGTTGATATAGAAACAACTCTTACTGTAAAAGGTATCTCTCAAGAGCTTGAAAAAGTTGGATTACTAGATGCTTTTTATGAGATGATAACAAAAAGAGCAAATGAACAAATAAAAAAATGGTTTAAAGATTCAAATGTAAAAGCCATAATATTAGAGCAAAAAGAGGTTTTAGGATGGTAACAATAGCAGGAAATGGAATGGGAGATTATGATTTTTCAAATTTAAACTTTGATATTTCAAAATTTGACAAAATTATTTGTGACCCAAATTTCAAAGAAGAAGCAAAAAATATATTAAAATTAAAA harbors:
- the cbiD gene encoding cobalt-precorrin-5B (C(1))-methyltransferase CbiD codes for the protein MEKKELRKGYTTGTHTVASFRSCLDTLLVTNEASITKTNKIDNDDLDVTKGCEIVVSLDFSSKDFLLNPTFQKAHYFESGTNSLEIFAGLGVGVVTKKGLKIQPPYPAINPAPLNAIKEYFEIKTKDMNNLHLKCCVSVTNGQEIAKQTANSKVGVLEGISILGTTGIVKPVSSSAYIDSVKIEIEFAIQNGYNPIYFTLGNSAFKVACEKSDEEGIVEIGNFVYDSINLATNLKAKEVIFLCGIGKMTKVYQGFKNTHNRFGVIDFTQLQLDIKNNLDYEVDIETTLTVKGISQELEKVGLLDAFYEMITKRANEQIKKWFKDSNVKAIILEQKEVLGW